CGTCGCCCGCCTCGGCGGGAGGGCCGTGCTCGACGCGGACGTCCTCGATCTCAAGACGGCCTTCAAGGCGACCTTGGCGGAAGACAAGAGCGAGGTGGATGACGCATCCTTCTCTTCAGACGTAACCCTCGTCTCGGGCGGCAGTCCGCGGCCGCCCCAGACGAGGGTTGCCGGAGGTGCGGGGGTGGTACCCCCGGATACCCGCCGGTACCACATCCGCTCGCTTCCCGAGGACGAGAGGTCCGCTCTTCGCGCCGACGTCCGCGTCCTGATCCTCACCGGCCTCGGCCTCAACTGCGAGGTCGAGACCGAGGCCGCGTTCCGCACCGCTGGAGCGCGGCCCGAGCGGGTCCACCTGCTCGACGTGCTGGACGGACGCGCTCCGCGCGCGCTCTCGGACTACCAGATCCTCGCTCTCGTCGGGGGGTTCGCGTTCGGCGACCATCTGGGCGCCGGCTCGGTGTTCGCCAACAAGATACGGTGGCGCCTGTACGACCGACTCCTCGAGTTCTTCGCGCGCGGCGGCCTCGCCTTGGGGATCTGCAACGGCTTCCAAACCATGGTGCGCCTCGGCATGCTCCCGGGCTTCGACAGCGACTACCGCACTCCAAGGGCCACCCTCGCCCCCAACGATCGGCTCGGCTACC
The Terriglobia bacterium DNA segment above includes these coding regions:
- a CDS encoding phosphoribosylformylglycinamidine synthase subunit PurQ encodes the protein MRSLPEDERSALRADVRVLILTGLGLNCEVETEAAFRTAGARPERVHLLDVLDGRAPRALSDYQILALVGGFAFGDHLGAGSVFANKIRWRLYDRLLEFFARGGLALGICNGFQTMVRLGMLPGFDSDYRTPRATLAPNDRLGYRDAWVRLAFDPESPCVWTRGLGALDLPARHGEGKFLPADDEVHARLESGHLVAARYVGPDGRPTQEWPWNPNGSPRAVAGVCDPSGRLFGLMPHPDAFLYAFQHPLWFRTRREGGSGMPRGGSLEEGGGVAIFRNGVDAVASGS